The segment TAAGCCGCTGCGCAGGCACGGCGCGAGCACCTCGCGTCAGGCATCGGCCGTGGGCACACCGACGGGACGCCTGAGCAGGAGTCAGCCGCGAGGTTCTGTCGGACCCGGGGCGCACGGTGTGACGTGCCCCCGATGCGGGGGGCCATGGGTCCAAGGGGGATGCTGCGGTGGCGACGCCGATTCGGATGCGCCGGGTGGACGTGCCGGTGGAGAAGGTGGCCTACAAGGGCTTTTCGTGGACGACGTTCTTCTGGGGACCGTTCCCGCCGATGTTCCGCGGCGACGGGATCGGTGTGCTGATCGGGATGGGACTGGTGGTGGTGTCGCTGTTCATCCCGCTGCTGCCGTTCCTGGTGTGGGCGTTCTTCTACAACGACAACCACTTCAACCGACTGCTGGAGACCGGCTGGGTGCCGGTCGACCAGGCCGCGTTGGGCGTCGCAGCTGGGGTGGTGCTACCGGGTCCGGGGACGTACCCCTCGCCGTATTCGCAGTCCGCGGGTCTGTGGCCGCTGCCCGCGGGGTCGCAGCTGTCGGCCCCGGCGGCTCCCGCCGGCTGGTACCCCGACCCCGACAGAGGGCCGGGCTCGACCCGTTACTGGGACGGCACGGCCTGGACGCAGTACCGAAGCTGACGCCGGGATCGGTCCTTGGTCCTGGTGCGAGACCGACGGTCTCGGACCCTCGAAAAGGGTACTGGCGGGGGCTCCCGCAGCCACTGGGCTCCTGACGGTGCCGGACAGAAGTGCGCTGCCATGTGCCTGGCGGAAGATGGTCAGTCGCACGAGGGGTCCTCGTCCAGGGGCTCGAGCAGCTCGAGGGTGAAGATGGCTCCGCCGCACCGGGGGTGCGGCGGCCTCGACGGCGATCTCCGCCGCGATCCCCCTGCGCTGGTTGCGGGGCAAGCAGTCGAACGCGGCGTCCAGCTCGTGGACTGCCTGAAGCAGGTCTTCGACCTGCAGCCTGCGGGTCCTAGAGCGAAACTGGCCGGCATCCAGTCGGCGCTGCAGCGCTTCCGCGCGGTCGCGGCGGATGGGGATCGGGCGGGGACCGGGCATGGTGTCTCCTGGCGACGTAGGCCGACTTCGTGGTTGCGGAGCCATGGCCGAATGTCCTAGGGGCGTCAGGACGCGCAGTACCCGCCACGAGCACCGGGCCGCTGGGGTCGCACGCCACGGGTGTCAGGACGACGCAGGGCCTTGCGTGCGCTGCGAACATCCACGCCGCCCAGTGGCCACCACTGACCCTGGCGGCCGGGCGGGTGCCGCCGCGCCGCTGCCGAGCGGTGGTGAGCCCGCCGGCCTTCATCACTCCTCTGTGGCCCCACCGGCCCGGGATGGTCCGACCGCTTGGGCTCCGGGGCTGGAGGCCGGACCGAGGGACTCCACGCCCGTGTCTCGGCCTAGTGCGGCATCCCTCAAGCCGCAGCCGCAGGTAGCTCGTGGCTGTCGGCGCGGTGCCCCACGCTGCAGCACATCACCTTCCACGCCTCGGGCACCTGCGCGCCCGGTGGGGACGGTCCCACGTTCGGTCTGCCGAGCCCCCCCCTCGCACACCACCACGTGGGACCCGTCGGGATGGCAACACCCTTCGCCGACTCGGCCCTGCCTGCGTGGGCAGCTCACATGTAGTCGAGGTCGCGCTCGGGGTCGAGGCGTGCGAGCCGAGCCAGCTCGTGCTTCTGCTCCTTATCGTCCTTCTTGCGGTGGACGAACACCCAGCGTCGACGTTCGCCGTCGAGCTCGACCTCCCGGTAGTAGATGCGCCCCATGTCGGCGGCGTCCTTGTCACCTGTGGCGATGTGATCCACCACCTCGCGCAGATGCTTGTGGCCTTCGACGTTCTTGATCTTCAAGACGCCGGTGTCGAGTCGGCTGAGCGCCAGCAGGAGCGGGCGCGGGTCCGGGAAGCAGCGAAGGATGATGTCTTCGGTGTCAGAGTGGAGTACGAGCGACGGCCACATCAGCGACATGACCTTGCGCGCGGTCAGGCTCTTGCCTCGCGCAGCGCTGCCGCGGGCGGCGCTCGCCTGGGCGGCCTCACGTGCTTCGTTGGCGTTTTCGAGCTGCGCGAGGGCGTTCGCCAGATCGACCTCGAGTCGCATCGCGCGCTCGTTAGCCTCCGCCGCAGCCGCGGCCCGCTCGTCTGCGTCCTCGCGTGCCTGATCCCGCTCCTTGCTGTAGAGGTCGACGAGCTGGCTGTACTCGTCGAGGTCGATCTGCGTGGCGGGGGCATCCGCCAGTGCTCGCGCGGTGTCGAGCTCCTGCGTGAGGCGGGCGTTCTCGGTAACCACCCTGCGTTCAGAGGCGGTGAGCTTGCGGGCTCGTGCCTCCGCGGATTTCGCGCGAAGCTCCACCGCTTGCAGCTGGGCCTTCAGCTCCTCGACGTACCCAGCAGTGGTGGCGAGCTGCAGGGCGACGGCCTTGCGTGCGAGTTCGGCGACCTGAGCCTCGAGACGGGCGAGCCGCAGTTCCTCGGCATCCGCGGCCTGCTCCGCCGGGGCCGAAGCCTTGACCGGCGTGAGTGCCGCCCGCACGCGACGCACCGCCTCCTCGCGAGGGGCGTCGAGTTTGAGGCGGATGAACCAGTCGTAGTGGCGCCCGTTGAACGCCGCGCGCACGCTCTCGTCCCAGCGCACGACGTCGAGGCCAGACTGCTGCACTGCCGCCACGACGGCGGTGGCTGTGGCGCGATCGGCGTCGAAGACGACGTAGTTCCCGAACTTGTTGTGCTCGATGGTCCAGGCGTCGTCTGCCAGGATCGGCGTGGAGACTCGGCGCCTTGCCGAGGAGCTCGTCGGCGTCTTACTGGCGGCGTAGGGGATCTTGGTGCCGGGGGAAACGAAGCCGGGGCATCGCCCCTTGGGGATCGAGGTGTCGTCGAGGTCGATGGTGTCGCCGGCGTGAAGGGGGTACACGTCGCCGCCATAGACGATGCCGGCAACACCGCCGGGCATCATACGGACGGGGCGGTTGGGCAGCGGTCCATCCACCGTCCGACCGCGTCGTTTGACGGTGACGGTGACCTTGGCGGAACCCGACATGTGACCCCCGAGCGCGTTCTGGGGCCATCATGCCGAGGTCGAGACTCGGGGCGCTTCAGCTTCGCCCGGAGATCGATCAAGATCACACGCCGAAGATGCGGCAGGTGACCGCCACCACACCACTGGCGGCCGCGGTGACGAACTCCCCCCCCTGCGCGCAAGACCAACGCCCGCGGTGCAGTGGTGGGGACGTTCGGCGGTCTGCCGTCGGCACGACCGATTCCGGGCATGGAAGCAGAACCTCGCAGACCGGACGGCCCCCGCGTCCTTCTTGCCAGGTGCACGGGATGCGCTGTGCGACCGGCGCAGCCGGGCGCTCCGAAGCGTTCACGCGGTGACGCTGGCGCCTTTGGCGTGGGACTCCGCGTAGCGCAGCAAGAGCTGTTCGCTGCTGGAGTTCCCACCAAGGAGTTCGACGACCTGGGAGTGGGTGTCGTCGGTGACGCCGTAGTAGTAGCGCTCCACGGTGGCCATGTCCTCCCAGCCGCCCTGGGCGTACAGCATGGAGCGCGTGAAGTGCCACTCGTCGACGGCGGTGACGGCGTACCGGTCGCGCAGGCTGTGCAGGGTGTACTTCCAGTAGGTGCGGGTGCACCCGTTGGCGTCGGTGACCGTGGTGCTGGGCCAGTCCAGGTCGGTCATCGCGGCACGCCAGCGATCCTCCAACTGACCCTTCCACAGCCACCCTCCCCTTGCCGCCGGGAACAGAAGTGCGCGCGGGTTGGCTCCGGCTGCCTGCTCCTGTCTGGCGGCGGCAACTCGGTCGTCGAGCGCGGTGCGCAAGTCGAAGCCGGTGGCCAGCCGCGCCTGGACCGGGATGACGACGTCGCGCACCTTGTCACCCTTGGGGAGCAGGAGGTGGTGGCCGCCTTGCTCGCCGAGCTGCCACCGCACTCGAACCAGCCACGCGTCGAGGTCCACCAGGCTGCCGTTCCCGCTGTCCGCGACGTCCGCGGCGGCGGTTAGGCACAGGATCTCCCCGCCCCGCAGCCCGGTGGCCGCGGCCAGGTGGACCAGCAGCGCCCCGTGCCGGTAGCGGGGCGCGAGCGCGGTGGCCAGGGTGTTGACCTGGTTGTGCCCCAACACGTCCTCGCGGGGGACGGCATCGGCGTCAGTACCCGCGCGACGAGTGCTGCCTCGGACCTTGCCGGGTGCCTCGTAGCCGACGGGCGGTACCCACTCGACGCGGTCGATCAGGCCTACCTGGTCGGAGGACAGGTAGTCGTTGCGCCGACCCCAGCGCAGGAGTTCCGCCAGCCGAGCGGTGATGAACTTCCCGCGCTGGGCAGTGCCGGCGCGGGCGACCGCAGCGCGCAGGTGCTCGACGGCGAGGTCACGACAGGCCAGGCCCGCGACACCGTCGACCCGCAACAAGAAGCCCAGGTCTCGGCGGCGATCGCCGACAGTCCGCTCGCCCCACTTGCCGGTGGACTGGTGGCGGCGCACGCACTCCGCCACCATCTCGGCCACGGTGTGCTCCTCGTGCGGCAGGCTCTCCCGTCGCGCCTCGGCCTCGGCAAGGGTGACTGCCGCCCACAGGCTGGCCGCGGTGCGCCCGCCGGACAGCTCGCGACGTCCCGGAGCTCGGTAGACGACCCGCCAGGTCGCCCGCTTGGCCGTGGGCGGATAGACCCTGGCTGAGCCCATGTACCTGGGCTTGCCGTCGGCCACCGCCTGGGTCATCAGCGCGTTCAGCGCTGGCGGGGGCTCCTGGGCCTGGGCCCGCCGGGCGGTCACTGGGCCACCGCCTGGTTCAGGGCCACGGTCAGCGCCAGTTCCAGCTCGGTGGGCTCCGCGGCGTTGTGGGAGGGCGGCCGGCGCGGGGCCGGACGGCGGCGGGGGGCGTGGGTCCGCCGGGGCCGGGAGGCCACCGCGTCGCGGACCTCGGCGGCCAGGTAGACCCGGTCGCCGTGGGCGGCGCCGAGGTCCAGCGGGGCTGGGAACCACTCCTGGGCCATCAGCGCGAAGGTGGCGGTGCGGGCGCGGTGGAAGAACGCGGCCACGTGGTGCCACGTCCACAGCTCGTCGGACAGATCAACGTCGGGTCGCGCGCCGGTGCGCGTGGTGTCGGTCATGGCCAGGACCGGTCCGCGGATGGCCTTGGTGCGCACTGTCCGGTCGACGGCGCGCATCACGCGCGCACCGTCGCGGGCGTGGTTGTGGCAGACCTGTGGCAAACGCAGGGCATGAAAAAGGCCCCCTTCCTGCGTTCCCGCAGGTCAGAGGGCCTTTCGAGGGGGAGCCGCCTGTCGGAATCGAACCGACGACCTACGCATTACGAGTGCGTCGCTCTGGCCGACTGAGCTAAGGCGGCGTGCTCGTGACCGCCGGCCGCGAGCCCGGAAAGGATACCCCAGCCCGCGGAGCCGCCCGAACCGGAGATGTGGATCTTCCGCGGAAGATCCACATCTCCCTCTTCCCCCTCCGACACCGGCCCTCCGGCGCGGATCCCGCCCACGTGGACCTGGCGCCCTACAGGGGTCAGGGCCGCATTCCCGGGTACGGGAGGTGCGACGGAGGAGGTGACCATGACAGTGCCCTTCACCGATGCGCCGCTGTCGTGCAGCCGAGGTGACCACCGCTGGGTCACCGGATGGAGCGACGGGCCGATCGTGTGGTGCGAGCTGTGCGGGTCCAGCCCGCCGTGGAGGCGCAGGCGCCTCTGGAGTCGGCACCGCACCTAGACGACATCCGGGTCGATGACCCCCCCGCCGAGGACACCCCGCATCGACATCACCGCGCGTGGCCAGGCTGGCGTAGGGGGCCGTAGCGATCAGACGAAGTGGATCTTCCGCGGAAGATCCACTTCGTCCGCCTCGCGACCGACGTGATCACAGAAGTGAGCCGAACGGTTGCTACCGGGCCCGGCAAGGGCCGGGTAGCAACCGTTCGACTCACATCTGCCAGCGGCAGCGGCCCCGCGGGGACCACCGGCCCGGGACGACCGACACCGTCGCTACCGGGCGTCTTCTCGCGCCGGTAGCGACGGTGTCGGTCACAGGGGCGGGCAGTTCGCGGCTGGCGCCGCGGACGGCAAGGCTCGGGCCGGCGGACTCCGGGTCAGGCCGGGTCCGCCACCTCGCCCACCTCGGGCTCGGTCGCACCCTCGACCACGTCGACGGTGCGGACGGTGATCTTGCGCGGCTGCTCGGCCGGCTTGCGCACGCCGCGCACCCGCACCGTCAGCAGCCCGGTGTCGTACGTCGCCTCGACGTCGTCGGCGCCGATGCCCTCGGGCAGGGCGAACTCGCGCCGGAAGGAGCCGTACCGCATCTCGCGGACGAGCACCTTGCCGGCCTGGTCGTTGACCTCGGACGCCTCGCGGCGCTGGCCGCTGACGGTCAGCCGGCCCTGGTGCACCTGCACGTCGATGTCCTTGTCGACGTCCACGCCGGGCAGCTCGAAGGTGATGACCACGTCCGGTCCCTCGACGGTGACGTCGACGGCGGGCACGAACCCGGCCCGCGCGACCCGCGCGGGGCCCCAGGTGCGGCGCACCAGGTCGTCGAAGTCGTCATCCATGCGGGCCAGGACGGTGAACGGGTCCCACCGCGTCACGGTCTTCATGGATCTGTTCCTCCCACGTGATGTCGGCCCTCGCGGACCCTCCCGCGAGGGTTAGCACTCTTATACCATGAGTGCTAACCAGACACCAGAGGGAGGCATTCCCGGAAGCCCGGGATTCCTACTGACAGAGCGGGTCCTGCTCCGGGACGGCCCCGGTCAGCAGGTAGCCGTCGACCGCCGAGTCGACGCAGGCGGACCCCTCCATGTACGCGGTGTGCCCGTCTCCGTCCCACGACACCAGCGCCGCGTTGGACAACTGCTCGGCCAGCGAGACGCCCCACTCGTACGGGGTCGCCGGGTCGTACTTGGTGGACACCACCAGGATCGGGCCGGAGCCGTCGGCGGTGATCACGTGCGGCTCCTCGGTCGGCGGCGCCGGCCAGCCGTCGCACGGCAGGTTGCCCCAGGCGAGGTACGGCCCGAAGGTCGGAGCCTCCGTCGCCCACTCCTGCGACAGCTGCTCGGCCCGCGCCACGCCGCCGGACACCGGGCGGTCCAGGCACGACACCGCGTAGAACGCGTCCGTGCCGTTGGTGGTGTAGCTGCCGTCGGGGGCCCGGTCGATCCGCTGGTCCAGCATGTCCATCAGCACCGTGCCGTCTCCGCGGATGCCGGCGGACAGCCCGTCCCGCAGCAGCGGCCAGTCGTACGACGGGAAGTACAGGTACGACAGCACCGCGTACGTCGCCAGCGCCTCGTTCAGCGGCCGCCCCGGCTGCGCGGGGATCGGCTCCTGCTCGAGCGCGGCGAACCAGTTGCGCACCTGCTGCACGCCCTGCTCGACGTCGCCCGTGAGCGGGCAGTCGGAGTGCCGGCCGCAGTCCTCGACGAAGTGCTCCAGCGCCACCTCGAACGCCTTCGCCTGCCCCAGCGTGATCTGCTCGGCATTCAGGTCCGGGGCCAGTACGCCGTCGAGCACCATCCGCCCGACCCGCTGCGGGAACTCCTCGGCGTAGACCGCGCCGAGATAGGTGCCGTACGACTTGCCGAGGTAGTTCAGCTGCTCGTCGCCGAGGGCCGCGCGCAGGATGTCCATGTCCCGCGCGGCGTCGCGGGTGCCGACGTACGGCAGCAGGTCGCCGGACCGCTCCTCGCACCGCTGCCCGAGCAGTTCGGAGACCGCCGCCGTCTGCTTGACCTCCGCGGCGTCGTCGGGCGTCCCGTCCGCGGCGAACAGCCGGTCGGTCTCCGGGCCGGTCAGGCACTGGATCGGCGCGCTCTCGCCGACGCCGCGGGGGTCGAACCCGACGACGTCGTACGCCTGCAGCACCGGCTCGCTCACCACGAACCGGGCGGCCCGTGCGTAGTCGATGCCCGAGCCGCCGGGGCCGCCGGGGTTGAGCACCAGCGAGCCGATCGGGTCGCTCCCCGTCGCCGGGCTGCGCAGGACCGCGATCTGGATGGTCTCGCCGGAGGGGTCGTCGTACGACAGCGGCACGGTCAGGTCCGCGCACTGGAAGCTGCCCCCGCAGGACTGCCAGGCCAGCCGCTGCGAGTAGTAGGGCTCGAGCTCGGGGTCGGTCGGCCCGCCGGAGGGGTCGGTGGACCCGGTCGGGGACGGCGAGCCGCTGGCCGACGTGCCGGGCCAGCTCACGTCGCCGCCGGGACTCGCGGTGGGCGTGACGGTGGAGCAGCCGGCAAGGACGAGGGCCGAGGCGGCGACGGCCGCCGCGGCCAGCCGGACGGGATGGCGCGGGCGGCGGCGGTGCTGGGCGGGTGGCACGCGGTCGGTCCCCTCGGTGCGGTGCTCGTGCGTCGGCGGGCCCGCGGCGGGAGCGCGGGCCAGGGGTACGACGCCCGGCGGGTGCCCGATCGTTCCGCGCACCTCCCGCGGGCGGGATCGGCGCGTACCCGTGGCCACGCTATCCCGCCCCCGCCGGTGGAACGTTCGGCCAGCCGCAACGCTGTGGACGGTGGTCGTACGTTCCACCGGGCTCGGGCCTGCCGCGGGGCGGGTGCGCCGGGGCGGGTGGGCCGGGCCCGCCGGCGCGGCGGGAGGATGGCGGGCGTGAGCGGGGCGAGCGGCGTCGGGCGGTGGCTGCCGCCGCAGCACGGGGCGTGGGCGTTCCTCATCGTCCCGCTGCTGCTCGGCCTGTCCACGGCCGACCCGGCCTGGGTCATGGTCCCGTTCGCGGTGGCCTGGGTGGCCGCGTACCCGCTGTCCTACTTCGTGCTGCAGTGGACCCGGGCCCCGCAGCGCCGCCGCCCCCGCTACCTGGCCCCGCTGCGGCTGTGGGCCGCCGTCGTGACCCCTCTCGCGGTGCTGCTTCTCCTCGTACGACCCTGGCTGGTCTGGGCGGGCCTCGCCTGGGCCGCCTCGTTCGCGGTCAACGCCGCCTTCGCCCGCCGCAACGACGAGCGCAACCTCGGCAACGACCTGGTCCAGGTCTTCCAGTCCGCCTCCGCGCTCCCGGTCTTCTGGCTGCTGGGCCAGGAGACCTACACCGGGATCTCCCCTCCCCCGGCGGCCGACATCCCCGCGGACGTCTGGGTGCTCACCGCGGCCTGCGTGCTCGCCTTCACCGGCTCGGTGCTGCACGTGAAGTCGCTGATCCGGGAGCGCCGCGACCCGCGGTGGATGTGGGCGTCGCGGGTGTACGCCGTCGCGGTGGTCCCGGTCGCCTGGTGGCTGTCGCCGTGGCTCACGGTGCCGTTCGCGTTCCTGGCGATCCGGGCCTGGGCGATCACGCCCGACCGGGCGCCGAAACCCGCGGTGCTCGGGGCGGTCGAGGCCGTCGGGTCCCTGCTGCTCGTGGCCTTCGGCTGGCTGGTCTGACGTCTCAGCCGAGAGGCTCCACCGAGCGCACCCGCTCGAGCACCGCGTCGGCCACCTCGGCGGGGACCTCCTCCGGCAGCCAGTGCCCGGACCCGTCCAGCTCGACGAACTTGTGCGGGCCGGTCATCCACGGCAGGCACCCGTACGCCGCCGCGGGCGCGATCCCCTGGTCGGTCGTCCCCCACACGTACGTCGTCGGCACCGACACCGGCGGCAGCGACGCCCAGGTGTCGCGGTCCAGCGCCCGGTACCACGCGAGCACGGCCGTCATCGCGCCCGGCTCGGACAGCCGCTGCACGTACGCGTCCACCACCTCCGGCGGCACCGCTCGCCCGTACATCCGGCGCAGCCGGTGCGCGTCGTCGCCCAGCAGCACCCCCTCCGCGAGGCCCTGCTCGGTCTGCAGCAGCCCGATGTAGGCCGACCGCTCGCGCTGGTGGGGATCGTCCTGCCACGCCTGCGCGTACGCCGCCGGGTGCGGCACGGACAGCGCGGTCAGCGACCGCACGGACGACGGGTGCCGGGCCGCCAGCGCCCAGGACACCGCCGCGCCCCAGTCGTGGCCGACCACGTGCGCGGACGACCAGCCGAGCGCGGCCAGGAAGGCTCGCGCGTCGGCGACCAGGTTGTCGAGGGTGTACGCCGCGACGTCCGCCGGCCGTGCCCGCGGCGAGTACCCGCGCTGGTCCACCGCCACGCAGCGGCACCCGGCCGCCGCGAGCCGCGGCAGCACGCCGGACCAGGACAGCGCGGTCTCGGGCCAGCCGTGCAGCAGCAGCACCGGGACCCCGTCCTCCGGACCGACCACCCAGGCGTCGAACTCCAGCGGACCGGACGAGTCGTCCGTCCGCAGCAGCGTCACGTGTCGGGGAGGCTCGGTGTCGGGGGCCATCCGGGCAGGGTAGGCCGGTCGCCGCCCCTTGCGGGTCCACGTACCGTGGTCCCCGTGGGCAAGAAGCGCCGGGACCCCGAGGAGCTGGCCCGGCTCGTGGAGACGGGGCTGGCGCGCGGGCTGGACCTCGTCGACGCCTTCCGCTCCGCGACGGCCCGCTACCCCGGCGGCGGCGGCCCGGGCGTGCGGTCGCTGGAGCGCCAGCACCGCAAGGCCGTGGAGCAGCACCGCAAGGCCGTGAAGCGCTACGAGCGGACCGTGTCCTCGCTGCGCACCCAGGCCACCGCGGGCACGGCCGTCGCCGGCGTCGCGGGCACCGTGGGCGCGATCGACGTGGTCACCGAGGCGGTCACGTCGCAGACCGGCGTGTACGGCCCGTCCTGGATGTGGCTCGGCGGTGCGGTCATCGGCGGGGTGACCGCGTTCGCCGCGCGCCGCCGGCTGCGTGAGGTCAAGCCGCCCGCGCCGCTGACCCTGCCGCTCCCCCCGCCCGCGCCGCTGCCGCCGACGGCCCGGGGTGCCGCGGAGTCGGCTCGGCTCTCGGCCCTGCGGGTGCAGCTGGCCCAGGTCGTCCCCGCGGTGGCGCGCCTGCACCCCGGCGCGGCCGAGGAGCTGCTGCGCGCGGACAGCGACGCGGCCCCCGCGATGAACGCGCTGGTGGAACGGCTGGCCGTGCTGCACCGGATCGAGCAGGACATGCCGGGCTCCCAGCCCGCGGTGGCCGCGGCGGCCGCCGGGGAGGAGGTCCGGGTGCGACTGGTCTCCGGTGTCACGACGTACGAGCGGTTGCTGGCCGCGTCGGCGACCCTGCTCGCCGCGCCCGACCCGGGTCGAAGCGCCGACGAGGTGCTCGGTCCCGCGGTCGACGGACTGACGGCGTACGCGCACGGGCTGACCCGCAGCGCCCAGGCCTTCGACCAGCAGCCCTGACCGACGATGTGGATCTTCCGCGGAAGATCCACATCGCGCTGATCACAGAAGTGAGCCGAACGGTCGCTACCGCGACCGGATCGAGCCGGGTAGGAGCCGTTCGGCTCACGGATGCAGGGGCGGCGCGGTTCAGCCCGCGTCCCGGCGGACCTCGGGGTCGCGCAGCTCGACGGTGAGCGCCTCCAGGGCCAGCAGCGGCGCGACGTTGGCCTGCATCGCCAGCCGGGCCCGGCTGACCGCCTCCATCCGCAGCAGCGTCCCGTCCGGACTGGTGGCGGCGGCGAGCTGCGCGAGCTGCACCCGCAGCTCCTCGTTGACCAGCGGCACGCCGGCCTCGACCTGGACGGCGAGGACGTCGCGGTAGAGCGCGAGCAGGTCCACCAGCGCCCGGTCGATCTGGTCGCGAACGGTGCGGGTGCGCCGCGACTTCTGCCGGTCCTGCAGGTCCTTCAGCGCGGCCGACGCGAGCCGGGACACGCGGGCCTGGGTGACACCCTCCGACCCCTCGCCGTACGCCCGCATGAGGTCCGACTGCTCGCGCGCGTCGATCGGGTCGGTGATGGCGTGGGCATCCTCGGTGGCCGCGTCCAGCAGGTCCGCGGCGGCCGCGAAGCAGGAGGGCAGGTCGCGCAGCCGGAACGGCACCCGCAGCACCTCCTGCCGCCGCAGCCGGGCCTGCTCGTCGGTGGCCAGCGCCCGCGCCCGGCCGATGTGCCCCTGCGCGGCACGGGCCGCGAACGACGCCATCGCCGGGTCCACCCCGAACCGCGTCACCAGCGCCTCGGCCACCTCCGGGATCGGCGGGGTGCGCAGCTGCAGCAGCCGGGTCCGCGAGCGGATCGTCGGCAGGACGTCCTCGACGCTGGGCGCGCACAGCAGCCACACCGTGTGCGGGGTCGGCTCCTCGATCGCCTTCAGCAGGGCGCTGACCGCCTCGTCGGTGAGCCGGTCGGCGTCCTCGATCACCAGGACGTGCCAGTGGCTCTGCGTGGGCGCGTTGGCGGCCCGGCGCACCAGCCGGCGGGCCTCCTCCACGCCGTACGAGAGCCGGTCCGGGCGCACCACCTCGACGTCGGGGTGGGAGCCGGCGCGGGCCTGGCGGCAGGAGTCGCACTCCCCGCACCCGTCGTGCGGGCAGACCAGCGCGGCGGCGAACGTCACGGCCGCCACCGAGCGGCCCGACCCGGGAGGCCCGGTGACCAGCCAGGCGTGGGTCATCGCTCGGGTGGACACCGACTCCGGCGACTCGAACAGGTCCGGCCCGCCGCGCGCGTCGGCCACCGCCCGGCGCAGGTCGGCGACCGCGTCCTCCTGCCCGACCAGGGCCTCCCAGACGCTCACGCGGATCCCTCGGAGCCCTGCTCCGCGACGCCCACGACGGACGACTCGACCGACGACCCGACCGCCGACCCGACCGACGACGCCCGGGCGCCGAGCAGGGTGTCCACCCGCGCGGCCACCTCGGCGGCGAGCTCCGGCGCGGGACGGGTGCCGTCCAGCACCAGGTAGCGCCCGGGGTCGCGCGCCGCCAGGGCGACGAACCCCTCGCGCACCGCCCGGTGGAACTGCGCCGGCTCGGACTCCAACCGGTCCGGGGTGCCCAGCCGGCCCAGGCCCACGGTCGGGTCGACGTCGAGGACCACGGTGAGGTCGGGCCGCAGGCCCCGGGTCGCCCACAGCGACAGGCCCTCGACGGTCTCGATGCCCAGACCGCGTCCGACCCCCTGGTAGGCGACGGAGGAGTCCAGGTAGCGGTCGGTGACCACCACCGCCCCGCGGTCCAGGGCCGGGCGTACGACGCGGGCCACGTGGTCCCCGCGGGCGGCGGCGAACAGCAGCGCCTCGGCCCGGTCGTCCAGGCCCTCGTGCGCGCGGTCCAGCAGCACCTCGCGGATCCCCTCGGCCGCCGGCGTCCCGCCGGGCTCGCGGGTACGGACCACGTCGTGCCCGGCCGCCAGCAGGCGCGTCGCCAGCAGCGTCGCCTGGGTCGACTTGCCGGCCCCCTCGCCCCCCTCGAACGCGACGAACAGGCCGGCGTGCGGCCGCGGCTCGTCGATCGGCAGGGCGGCGGCGGGCATGCGCGGCAGCGTACGCGTCGACTCCGACCCCCGGACCCGCGGTCGGTGCCACCCCGCGGCGCCCGCGGGAGCCGGACACGCTCGGCTCCGCCGCGGTGTGGGGTTGCTTCGCGGTAGCTGGCTACTTCGCGGCGGCCGGCTTCTTGGCAGCGGTCTTCTTGGCCGCGGCCTTCTTCGCGGGGGCCTTGCGGGCGGCGGTCCGCTTCTTCGGCGCCGGACCCTTGGCCCGCTTCTCGGCCAGCAGGTCCGCAGCGCGCTCCAGCGAGATGGTCTC is part of the Candidatus Nanopelagicales bacterium genome and harbors:
- a CDS encoding DUF2510 domain-containing protein yields the protein MATPIRMRRVDVPVEKVAYKGFSWTTFFWGPFPPMFRGDGIGVLIGMGLVVVSLFIPLLPFLVWAFFYNDNHFNRLLETGWVPVDQAALGVAAGVVLPGPGTYPSPYSQSAGLWPLPAGSQLSAPAAPAGWYPDPDRGPGSTRYWDGTAWTQYRS
- a CDS encoding Hsp20/alpha crystallin family protein; this translates as MKTVTRWDPFTVLARMDDDFDDLVRRTWGPARVARAGFVPAVDVTVEGPDVVITFELPGVDVDKDIDVQVHQGRLTVSGQRREASEVNDQAGKVLVREMRYGSFRREFALPEGIGADDVEATYDTGLLTVRVRGVRKPAEQPRKITVRTVDVVEGATEPEVGEVADPA
- a CDS encoding alpha/beta hydrolase gives rise to the protein MPPAQHRRRPRHPVRLAAAAVAASALVLAGCSTVTPTASPGGDVSWPGTSASGSPSPTGSTDPSGGPTDPELEPYYSQRLAWQSCGGSFQCADLTVPLSYDDPSGETIQIAVLRSPATGSDPIGSLVLNPGGPGGSGIDYARAARFVVSEPVLQAYDVVGFDPRGVGESAPIQCLTGPETDRLFAADGTPDDAAEVKQTAAVSELLGQRCEERSGDLLPYVGTRDAARDMDILRAALGDEQLNYLGKSYGTYLGAVYAEEFPQRVGRMVLDGVLAPDLNAEQITLGQAKAFEVALEHFVEDCGRHSDCPLTGDVEQGVQQVRNWFAALEQEPIPAQPGRPLNEALATYAVLSYLYFPSYDWPLLRDGLSAGIRGDGTVLMDMLDQRIDRAPDGSYTTNGTDAFYAVSCLDRPVSGGVARAEQLSQEWATEAPTFGPYLAWGNLPCDGWPAPPTEEPHVITADGSGPILVVSTKYDPATPYEWGVSLAEQLSNAALVSWDGDGHTAYMEGSACVDSAVDGYLLTGAVPEQDPLCQ
- a CDS encoding YwiC-like family protein; amino-acid sequence: MSGASGVGRWLPPQHGAWAFLIVPLLLGLSTADPAWVMVPFAVAWVAAYPLSYFVLQWTRAPQRRRPRYLAPLRLWAAVVTPLAVLLLLVRPWLVWAGLAWAASFAVNAAFARRNDERNLGNDLVQVFQSASALPVFWLLGQETYTGISPPPAADIPADVWVLTAACVLAFTGSVLHVKSLIRERRDPRWMWASRVYAVAVVPVAWWLSPWLTVPFAFLAIRAWAITPDRAPKPAVLGAVEAVGSLLLVAFGWLV
- a CDS encoding alpha/beta hydrolase; the encoded protein is MAPDTEPPRHVTLLRTDDSSGPLEFDAWVVGPEDGVPVLLLHGWPETALSWSGVLPRLAAAGCRCVAVDQRGYSPRARPADVAAYTLDNLVADARAFLAALGWSSAHVVGHDWGAAVSWALAARHPSSVRSLTALSVPHPAAYAQAWQDDPHQRERSAYIGLLQTEQGLAEGVLLGDDAHRLRRMYGRAVPPEVVDAYVQRLSEPGAMTAVLAWYRALDRDTWASLPPVSVPTTYVWGTTDQGIAPAAAYGCLPWMTGPHKFVELDGSGHWLPEEVPAEVADAVLERVRSVEPLG
- a CDS encoding DNA polymerase III subunit delta', with product MSVWEALVGQEDAVADLRRAVADARGGPDLFESPESVSTRAMTHAWLVTGPPGSGRSVAAVTFAAALVCPHDGCGECDSCRQARAGSHPDVEVVRPDRLSYGVEEARRLVRRAANAPTQSHWHVLVIEDADRLTDEAVSALLKAIEEPTPHTVWLLCAPSVEDVLPTIRSRTRLLQLRTPPIPEVAEALVTRFGVDPAMASFAARAAQGHIGRARALATDEQARLRRQEVLRVPFRLRDLPSCFAAAADLLDAATEDAHAITDPIDAREQSDLMRAYGEGSEGVTQARVSRLASAALKDLQDRQKSRRTRTVRDQIDRALVDLLALYRDVLAVQVEAGVPLVNEELRVQLAQLAAATSPDGTLLRMEAVSRARLAMQANVAPLLALEALTVELRDPEVRRDAG
- the tmk gene encoding dTMP kinase; its protein translation is MPAAALPIDEPRPHAGLFVAFEGGEGAGKSTQATLLATRLLAAGHDVVRTREPGGTPAAEGIREVLLDRAHEGLDDRAEALLFAAARGDHVARVVRPALDRGAVVVTDRYLDSSVAYQGVGRGLGIETVEGLSLWATRGLRPDLTVVLDVDPTVGLGRLGTPDRLESEPAQFHRAVREGFVALAARDPGRYLVLDGTRPAPELAAEVAARVDTLLGARASSVGSAVGSSVESSVVGVAEQGSEGSA